From the genome of Sulfurovum sp. NBC37-1, one region includes:
- a CDS encoding NADH-quinone oxidoreductase subunit M, with product MENILSILVFFPAIAGLLGFVVDKDSARAYGITVAAIEFLLSVWLWFSFDTANAGMQFVELIPIIPDFGISYYLGVDGISLFIILMATLMTLIGMMSMSITENIKNMIITLLFLEMTMVGVFVALDAIIFYLFWELSLVPMLYIIGAWGGPLRVYAAVKFFLYTFTGSLIMLVGMLFVAYVYHNLTGVWSFAITDWYALVLPVNYQLWLFAAFFVGFAIKVPMFPFHTWLPYAHGQAPTIGSVILAAVLLKMGTYGFVRFSLPMFPDASVLAITPIAALSIVMIIYTAMVAYAQKDMKQVIAYSSVSHMGIIMLGIFAMNAEGISGSVFQMLSHGIVSGALFMLVGVIYDRRHTKLMSEFGGLASVMPKYAVIFGIMLMASVGLPLTIGFVGEFLVLLGFYQVSPVLTVLAGTSIIIGAIYMLSVYKSSFFGPVTKEENKSLKDLNSKETWSLVPLVLIVIWLGVYPKPVLAPIDNSVKAMLTFMDEKAITQEAKDMIKVPESTNGREVK from the coding sequence ATGGAAAATATTTTAAGTATATTGGTGTTTTTTCCTGCGATCGCTGGATTGTTGGGATTTGTTGTAGACAAGGACAGTGCGAGAGCGTACGGTATTACCGTAGCGGCTATCGAGTTCCTTCTCTCTGTTTGGCTGTGGTTCAGTTTCGATACAGCGAATGCAGGGATGCAGTTCGTCGAGCTGATTCCTATTATTCCTGATTTCGGTATCTCTTACTACCTCGGGGTGGACGGTATCTCTCTCTTCATTATCCTGATGGCGACATTGATGACACTGATCGGTATGATGAGTATGAGTATCACGGAGAATATCAAAAATATGATCATCACACTCCTTTTCCTGGAGATGACAATGGTCGGTGTATTCGTTGCGCTCGATGCGATCATATTCTACCTCTTCTGGGAACTGTCACTTGTACCAATGCTCTATATCATTGGAGCATGGGGTGGGCCGCTCAGAGTCTATGCGGCAGTGAAGTTCTTCCTCTATACCTTCACGGGATCACTGATCATGCTGGTAGGTATGCTTTTCGTAGCGTACGTGTACCATAATTTGACAGGTGTATGGAGCTTTGCGATCACAGACTGGTATGCATTGGTACTTCCGGTCAATTACCAGCTTTGGCTCTTTGCAGCCTTCTTCGTCGGTTTTGCGATCAAAGTGCCGATGTTCCCGTTCCACACCTGGTTGCCGTATGCGCACGGTCAAGCACCGACCATCGGTTCTGTTATCCTTGCTGCGGTATTGTTGAAAATGGGTACGTACGGTTTTGTAAGATTCTCGCTTCCGATGTTCCCTGATGCATCCGTATTGGCGATCACACCGATTGCGGCACTCTCCATCGTGATGATCATCTATACGGCGATGGTGGCATATGCACAGAAAGATATGAAGCAGGTCATTGCATACTCATCCGTTTCACACATGGGTATCATCATGCTCGGTATTTTTGCAATGAACGCAGAAGGTATCAGTGGTTCTGTATTCCAGATGCTCTCACACGGTATTGTGTCGGGCGCTCTGTTCATGCTTGTAGGTGTGATCTATGACAGAAGACATACAAAGCTGATGAGCGAATTTGGCGGTTTGGCATCTGTAATGCCGAAATATGCCGTGATCTTCGGGATCATGCTGATGGCTTCTGTGGGTTTACCGTTGACGATCGGATTCGTCGGTGAATTCCTTGTGCTTCTCGGTTTCTATCAGGTTTCACCTGTGCTGACAGTATTGGCAGGTACATCCATCATCATCGGTGCGATCTACATGCTCTCAGTCTATAAAAGCAGTTTCTTCGGTCCGGTGACCAAAGAAGAGAACAAGTCACTGAAAGACCTTAACAGTAAAGAAACATGGTCACTGGTACCATTGGTACTGATCGTAATATGGCTGGGTGTCTATCCCAAACCGGTACTTGCACCGATCGACAATTCTGTCAAAGCGATGTTGACGTTCATGGATGAAAAAGCGATAACGCAGGAGGCAAAAGATATGATCAAAGTGCCTGAATCAACTAATGGAAGGGAGGTTAAGTAA